GATCAAACAACCCAATGCTTTTCAAGGGTTCTTGATATGATCACTCCTTCAATGCCAATGATTTTTGCACTTGATCaccttgatgatgatgatgacaaaacTAAACCCTAGCACCTGCAAATAATCTTGTACTTGTGAGGGAGGGCATCATAGAATCCTAAGTTGCATATTTATAGGCTAGGGAAACTACCCTTTGGACTTTTTTGGTAGGGAACTAACTCTAGATCTATTGGTACCAATCAGCCCTATATACCAATTAGAATTAGTAAGCCCTGAAGGAAAGTTATCTTCAAGAATCTGATTGGCCAAGGAGAGTCCAAGTCCATCACACATGAAGAAAACTTAATAACCAAGAAAGCTAGTTCCCTTGATATGATCTTTTGTCAATTATACCATACTAGCAAATGTGCTCGTACGTTGCAACTAGGAAATCGGACTATGTATCATCTAGACGCGAGTAGTTCTAACTCGTATAAACACAGGTTATGAGTTTAGGTCACATACGAGATACCGAGGGCGTGACCCAATACGTCTTGGAATTAGACTCCGTGTTGACAATCGTTAGACTGAGTTGTTTCACGTCACATACCGGACACGGAGGATGTAAGTGCAGTTTTGGAAAGTAAAAAAGTGAGATGAAAAAAACTTTCCACTATCTAGGTAGTTTAGGGAGGGGTTGGACAAAAAAATATCATAAATTTtgactctttaatattaggtatagatataaatTTTTTTATACAGTCAAAAAGCAAAGTAAAAAAAACCATGCACACGGAGGAACATGCACAAAAAAAACAAGGAAAGGGAGGGGAACCTTGACAATGACTCAGACTCAACAAGAAACAAAAGAAGCCGAAGGGGAACCAGGACTTTgacgatggccatggcggcggtgggagGGGAGAGGGGAAAGAGAAGGCTGCCGCGGGCGTGGCGTGGTGGTGTGCGTCGGCGGGGGCGAGGGCGGGGACAAGAACGAGGGCCGATGGTTGACGGCGGGGGAGGACGTGGGCGCGAGGCAGACGACGGGTCACACGTTAGCATCGTTCTTATTTCATTATCTATCTAATAGTATTTACTATTCGGTATATAGATGATACGCAACCTCGCATGTTGCAACACGATGtatatcagcctgttcgggaggccgtaaacgatcgtggattatttactgctggctggtttggtgtgagaggaaaacactgttcccggctggaaatttacgatcgtttacgagcaagcgaaacAGGCTGTTGTCGGATTTAATTGGACTTAGTCCAACCTTAGTGTAATTAAATTCTAAGGCCATGATTAATCCTGTGCGAGGGTATCTACTTTTTTATATTAAAAAAGTTGAAAGTTTTGCGTGTTAACTATAGGCGCACATGTTTTACAAGTGCAAACTAGAAGAATAGGAAGCAGGAGTGAGGGACGACCATTTATAATACTCCTTCTATTTTAAATTATAGGTTATTTTAAATTTTCTAAGCATATAGctgaaaaattaaaatttgaaatagAGAAAAATATTAGTTCGAGATTGATATTTTTTTAGACATTTACTTAAACCTAATAACTAATACGCTTTGACTCTTTTTGACCACGGTCCACGACAAGCCTCTTTCAGTTCTGGATTTGTCTCCCGTCCTCGGTCCTCCCCAGTGCAGTCCACTACCGCACCTTGCTTCTCCCCCAACGCTCGTCTCGAACTCCCTCCTCCGGCTGCCCCTAGATCGACCGCCTCCACCCCAATTTCTGGCCACTGGCCACCGTATCTCCACTCTCCAGCACCCCATCACCATCCCTCAACCATCTCAGGCTGTTCCAATGGCGGATCGGTAGCTACCTCCTCCATCCCAGCCTCGGAGAACTCCAGACCGCAGTCCTCCGCTGCGACAGCCGGCGTCGGAGTCGGCTCCACCACCTCCCCTCTCCGACCGCCCATTTGGCCACCTCGAGTAAGTGGCAAGGCCTCATTGCTCCTTTCTCTGTATTCTCATGTTTAGGGCCGGAATCAGCGGCGGTCGGCGGATCTACCTTTTGGGCCAACACTAGGTTTTCAATTGTTCTATCTAAACTTGGTAATAGAGGATATATAAGGAAATAATGCAGAAATATTTTCAATGTTGAGTACCAGTACTGAGATCTAGTGTACACCCATAGTTTCTGAATCATTGTCTTGAAGAAATTGCACGACTTGTCCTGAATAGTAATATATCTGACTTCACAATTGTTTTTACAGATGCTCTCGTATCTTGAGGGTATGCCCCTGCTATAAAAATACAAAATGCCATCTGGCTTTTGCATCTAAAAGTGGAATACCTGGCAACATTGTTATTGCGAGAACATTAGGTCGTTGCAAATGTGATTGTATTTTCCTCGCAATTCGTTGTACTCCTGCTTCTAGTTGATTCTGGTTGTCGTTGGAGGAGAAGATCGTGGGTTCTACTTTAGCAGTTTAGCTTGGCACCATGAGTTCTAAACAAGCCTAAGTAGAGTTGCAGTACCGTATTTGCTACCAAACAAATGGATATGGTTGTTTCTTGACAACTGGACTGCTGGTGCTCCCATTAGAGACTGCAATGATCAAGCATAAGTAGCACTGTGTAGAGCAAATGGACTTTGTTCTGGTCTAATGGTTTGCTGGTCATCTTCATATTTTGATTGTACTGCTAAATTATTTAGTGTTGCTTGCAACCATTTGCTATGTTAAACTCTGAACCCTATGAATTTGCTTCAGAACTTGATGATGGCAGCTGCTGCAGTCTTTATCTTGGTCAGACCTCCCTCCAGAGCTCCTGGGCCTTGTCCTTAGGCGCCTCCCCTCCCTAGCTGATCGTGTTCGAGTGAGAGCAGTCTGTCACCCGTGGCGCACCAATGCCCGACTGCAGTCCCTGCCCCCTCCACTCCCGTGGCTAACCCTCCCTgatgggacctttttgagcatccCAGATGCTGAGATCATCCGAATGGCTGTACCAGATGATGCACGCTGCTATGGTTCCATTGACAACTGGCTCTTCCTAATGCAAAGATATGGAGGGTGCTCATTGATGAATCCTTTCTCAAAAGCAACACTGGACCTTCCTAAGCTAGCCACTGTTTGGCGTGAAGACTGGTTCAATCAGGACCCCCGACGTAATCCTCTGTTTTATAAGGTCGTGGTTCCCTCACCCCTGGACACCTCACCAGAATCCCTTGTTGCCGTGCTGATCTTGGACGATGGTAATGGCAGTAGAGTTTGTATTTGCCAGCCACCAGTTGCTACAGACATGTCCAGAGGCGGGAGCATTGGAACCAGTGCAGGTACCTGCATGATGTTATTTTCTTCAATGGGAAGCTGTATGGAATTGCTTTTTGTGACAAGCTTCTTATGTTTGAGATTGGTTATGACCTCGGCAATAAGCCGAAGATCTCATCCACTGAATGCATAATCAACTCAATGGATGCTTATTTACGGGACTTGCCCCACTCCTTATCCAGAGAAAAGGTGTATATGATAAGGGAATATGTGGTTGAATGTTGTGATAGGCTGTTGAGGGTTATTCGATTTATTCACAATGATTGTCCCCCTTCTAGAAGTCTTTTCTTCGAACATCATCGCACTGTTGGATTTGCTGTCTTTGAGGCAGATTTGAGCACCAATCCTGGTCAATGGAGACGGGTCAATAAGTTGGGTGGCCAAGCGCTTTTCGTTGGCCGGCATTTCTCTAAGTCTTTTGCTGTTGAAGAGTACGATGGTATTCAAGAGGATTGCATATATTTCATGTGTGACTATCCTTGGCCAGATTACGCTGGAGATCCTCTTCGTGACTCTGACGTGTACAACATGAGAAATGGGATGATCACTCTGTTGTTGTCAGAGAACGCACCAGTGCCGCATTATAATGGTGGCCAGTGGCGTCCAACATGGATATTCCTGCTGATCCTATATAATCAAACCGTCTTAGCTTTGTTAGTGTATTGGGATTATGTAACACTATGTATTATGTACTCTGAAATATTATCTGATGTCTAGTTAGAACATTAGTGATTTGTTGTTGAACCATAGTACTAACTATTATCTATTCTTCAGGACTCATGTATTATGTGCATAAGCTATGTTTAGTGCTAGTATTCgtttttttagtttgaattttGGTACCTGAGCTGCCTGAGCTTCTGCTGTTCTTTCATATGCTCTGAGATTTCTGGTCCGTTTTAATAAGATGAGACTCAACAAATTGTTGTCATTGCTGAAATTGGTGCCAGCAGCAAAACTGATGAGCCTGACTGTTTGGTGTCGCCTGAGTCATAGCTGGCTGGTATTTGTT
The nucleotide sequence above comes from Miscanthus floridulus cultivar M001 chromosome 18, ASM1932011v1, whole genome shotgun sequence. Encoded proteins:
- the LOC136523433 gene encoding uncharacterized protein, translated to WQLLQSLSWSDLPPELLGLVLRRLPSLADRVRVRAVCHPWRTNARLQSLPPPLPWLTLPDGTFLSIPDAEIIRMAVPDDARCYGSIDNWLFLMQRYGGCSLMNPFSKATLDLPKLATVWREDWFNQDPRRNPLFYKVVVPSPLDTSPESLVAVLILDDGNGSRVCICQPPVATDMSRGGSIGTSADETQQIVVIAEIGASSKTDEPDCLVSPES